A genomic window from Salvia miltiorrhiza cultivar Shanhuang (shh) chromosome 5, IMPLAD_Smil_shh, whole genome shotgun sequence includes:
- the LOC130985980 gene encoding uncharacterized protein LOC130985980, which yields MSGAQGAQPPESFTATTYESVKGGQNKTRFDPRSKEDEGGIQIDKIQDKVDDAAGLGGPVFGAGKDDDAADHHKDDLGVTGTA from the coding sequence ATGTCAGGGGCACAAGGAGCACAGCCGCCGGAATCATTCACGGCGACGACCTACGAGTCGGTGAAAGGTGGGCAGAACAAGACCCGGTTCGACCCCCGGTCCAAGGAGGACGAGGGCGGAATCCAAATCGACAAAATTCAGGACAAAGTTGACGATGCCGCCGGTTTAGGGGGCCCTGTTTTTGGAGCCGGCAAGGACGACGACGCCGCCGACCACCACAAAGATGATTTAGGCGTTACGGGCACCGCCTAG
- the LOC130985979 gene encoding protein SOMBRERO-like → MMGGGNNGALSVPPGFRFHPTDEELLYYYLKKKVSYEPIDFDVIREVDLNKLEPWDLKEKCRIGSGPQNEWYFFSHKDKKYPTGTRTNRATAAGFWKATGRDKAIQMSNSRRIGMRKTLVFYTGRAPHGQKTDWIMHEYRLDDDTAPPNEIQEDGWVICRVFKKKNLSRGFHADVEQEEPPISFHALQQDTFNSMHLPQLLSPEQAASFIPMAGPSFIHHDKLSGDWSFLDKLLATQHTMDHITKCQQFPHVPDLLPPTQRFPFPYHDFSK, encoded by the exons TCCACCAGGATTCCGATTCCATCCAACAGACGAGGAATTACTGTATTATTACCTCAAGAAGAAGGTTTCCTATGAACCTATCGACTTTGATGTTATTAGAGAAGTGGATCTCAACAAACTCGAGCCATGGGATCTCAAAG AGAAATGTAGAATCGGGTCGGGTCCCCAAAACGAATGGTACTTCTTCAGCCACAAGGACAAAAAGTACCCGACGGGGACCCGAACGAACCGGGCGACGGCAGCCGGTTTCTGGAAGGCGACCGGGAGAGACAAGGCCATCCAGATGAGCAACTCAAGGAGAATAGGGATGAGGAAAACCCTAGTTTTCTACACGGGCCGGGCCCCCCACGGCCAGAAGACCGATTGGATCATGCACGAGTACCGCCTCGACGACGACACCGCTCCTCCCAATGAAATCCAG GAGGATGGATGGGTGATCTGTAGGGTTTTCAAGAAGAAAAACCTGAGCCGAGGCTTCCACGCCGACGTCGAGCAAGAAGAGCCGCCGATATCTTTCCACGCCTTGCAGCAAGACACGTTCAATTCCATGCATCTCCCCCAACTACTCAGTCCCGAACAAGCGGCTTCGTTCATTCCAATGGCGGGGCCTTCCTTTATCCACCACGACAAGCTCTCCGGCGACTGGTCGTTTCTCGACAAGCTGCTCGCCACTCAGCACACCATGGATCACATTACCAAATGCCAACAATTTCCGCACGTGCCTGATTTGCTTCCGCCGACCCAGCGCTTTCCCTTTCCGTATCACGATTTCTCCAAGTAG
- the LOC130985981 gene encoding serine/threonine-protein kinase RHS3-like — protein sequence MNETRASEEKTEHNAICDPTEGVKINSEHKAKKGGHGGRVAPCESLSVHPSSHGIPMAAPSPRNQSSTMAMSPSSKSSMSQGWNCSGRSDSLDCSSAPLRPHTGGDVRWDAITSSSSKDSPLGLTNFRLLKRLGYGDIGSVYLVELRGTATFFAMKVMDKSSLASRNKLLRAQTEREILGLLDHPFLPTLYTYFETEKFYCLVMEFCSGGNLHSLRQKQPTKHFTEEAARFYASEVLLALEYLHMLGIVYRDLKPENVLVRGEGHIMLSDFDLSLRCSVNPTLVKSSSTHDGNTGDAAAAAAAAAATAGSLLNDENAVRGCMQPSSFFPRLLPKKNRKSKSDFGLGNNLNALPELMAEPTNVRSMSFVGTHEYLAPEIIRGEGHGSAVDWWTFGIFLYELLHGTTPFKGDGNRATLFNVVGQPLKFPDSSQASATAKDLIKGLLVKEPHKRIAYKRGATEIKQHPFFEGVNWALVRSGAPPYVPEPVDFAQFLTKDSKQSTDKKAPEIGPDKNKTSSSDSSYVEFEYF from the exons ATGAATGAG ACGAGGGCGTCGGAAGAAAAGACAGAGCATAATGCAATTTGTGATCCAACTGAGGGCGTGAAGATAAATTCAGAGCACAAGGCGAAGAAAGGCGGTCATGGCGGGCGCGTTGCGCCGTGTGAATCCCTAAGTGTACATCCGAGCTCTCATGGGATTCCAATGGCAGCGCCGAGCCCTAGAAACCAGTCGAGTACAATGGCGATGTCGCCTAGTTCAAAGTCGAGTATGAGTCAGGGATGGAACTGTAGTGGTCGGAGCGACAGCCTAGATTGTTCCAGTGCACCTCTGAGGCCCCACACCGGTGGCGATGTTCGATGGGATGCCATCACTTCGTCTTCCTCGAAAGACAGCCCGCTTGGTCTGACCAATTTTCGGCTGCTCAAGAGGCTCGGCTATGGAGACATAGGGAGTGTTTACCTTGTTGAACTGCGAGGGACTGCTACCTTCTTTGCCATGAAAGTTATGGATAAAAGCTCTCTAGCAAGCAGAAACAAGCTGCTTCGAGCTCAAACAGAGAGGGAGATTCTTGGCCTACTTGACCACCCGTTTCTACCCACCTTGTATACATATTTCGAGACCGAGAAGTTCTATTGCTTGGTCATGGAGTTCTGCAGTGGAGGCAACCTTCATTCTCTCAGGCAGAAGCAGCCCACCAAGCATTTCACAGAGGAAGCTGCTAG ATTTTATGCATCAGAGGTGCTGCTGGCGCTGGAGTATCTGCATATGCTAGGAATCGTCTACAGGGACCTAAAGCCAGAGAATGTGCTAGTGAGAGGAGAGGGGCACATCATGCTCTCCGACTTCGACCTCTCACTCCGCTGCTCCGTCAACCCCACACTGGTCAAGTCCTCATCCACCCATGATGGGAACACGGGAGATGCTGcagctgccgctgctgctgccgctgctacTGCTGGCAGCCTCTTGAATGATGAGAACGCGGTGCGTGGTTGTATGCAGCCGTCATCTTTCTTCCCGCGCCTCCTGCCTAAGAAGAACCGCAAATCAAAATCCGACTTTGGGCTGGGGAACAACCTGAACGCGCTCCCTGAGCTGATGGCGGAGCCAACCAACGTACGCTCCATGTCTTTTGTGGGGACGCACGAGTACCTAGCCCCGGAGATTATCCGGGGAGAGGGCCACGGCAGTGCAGTGGATTGGTGGACTTTCGGCATATTCTTGTATGAGCTGCTGCACGGAACAACGCCTTTCAAGGGGGATGGGAATCGCGCTACGCTCTTCAATGTGGTGGGGCAGCCCTTGAAGTTTCCGGATAGTTCGCAGGCGAGTGCTACTGCAAAGGACCTCATAAAAGGGCTCTTGGTGAAGGAGCCGCACAAGAGGATTGCATACAAGAGGGGCGCCACCGAGATCAAACAGCATCCTTTCTTTGAAGGCGTCAATTGGGCTCTAGTCAGAAGCGGAGCGCCGCCCTACGTGCCCGAACCCGTTGATTTTGCCCAATTTCTCACTAAGGATTCTAAGCAATCTACAGACAAGAAGGCACCGGAGATCGGACCAGACAAGAACAAAACAAGCTCTTCTGATTCTTCTTATGTTGAGTTTGAGTACTTCTAG